From one Streptomyces sp. ICC1 genomic stretch:
- a CDS encoding alpha/beta fold hydrolase, with protein MPRCLAVRPPAGPAGIRLFCFHHAGAGAMTFAGWKRAVGPGVSVLPVRLPGRESRLREPRVTDGDQLIQELTEDLGEILDGPEPYAFYGHSLGAMVAYRFAEHLVRTGRRPPLMLLVGASPAPQLPSAVLDGARALRPDAPDKELLKALGDEDSLPRELLARPGWLSLTLDTLRADLRLARSLRSAPVVPLPCPVRAFAGSEDPLVSPAEVGAWAQCTTAGFRMRILPGAHFFVRGDELPRLVGEALHIESALAEAPPLGAAAS; from the coding sequence ATGCCTCGTTGTCTCGCGGTCCGTCCGCCGGCCGGTCCGGCCGGAATCCGGCTGTTCTGCTTCCACCACGCCGGCGCCGGCGCCATGACCTTCGCCGGGTGGAAGCGGGCCGTCGGCCCCGGGGTCTCCGTACTGCCGGTACGGCTGCCCGGCCGGGAGTCCCGGCTGCGGGAGCCCCGCGTCACCGACGGCGACCAGCTGATCCAGGAGCTCACCGAAGACCTCGGGGAGATCCTGGACGGGCCGGAACCCTACGCCTTCTACGGGCACAGCCTGGGCGCGATGGTCGCCTACCGGTTCGCCGAGCACCTCGTGCGCACCGGCCGGCGCCCGCCGCTGATGCTGCTGGTCGGTGCCAGTCCCGCACCCCAACTGCCCTCCGCCGTACTCGACGGGGCCCGCGCCCTGCGGCCCGACGCCCCGGACAAAGAGCTGCTCAAGGCACTCGGGGACGAGGACAGCCTGCCGCGGGAGCTGCTCGCGCGGCCCGGCTGGCTCAGCCTCACCCTGGACACCCTGCGGGCCGATCTGCGACTGGCCCGCAGTCTGCGGTCCGCACCGGTCGTCCCGTTGCCCTGCCCCGTCAGGGCCTTCGCGGGATCGGAGGACCCGCTGGTCTCCCCGGCCGAGGTCGGCGCCTGGGCCCAATGCACGACAGCGGGGTTCCGCATGCGGATCCTGCCGGGTGCCCACTTCTTCGTACGGGGCGACGAACTGCCCCGGCTCGTCGGGGAGGCACTGCACATCGAATCGGCGCTCGCCGAAGCCCCGCCGCTCGGGGCCGCGGCGAGCTGA
- a CDS encoding AfsR/SARP family transcriptional regulator codes for MDISVLGPFRATQSGVPLHLTAVKPRKVFALLALQADQVVSVASLVEEVWGESPPRSVQTTLQTYILQIRHLIGAALREEPAGAGLPRGAKSVLVTEPGGYRLDTQGGLIDAQEFDALSSAGHRALDHGEWQQASAYFGRALSLWHGRALADVQCGVLLEAEATRLDESRMSVLHRRIEADLRLGRHHELIGELSGLAARHPLHEALHEQLMLALYRAGRRSDALIVYRQLRASLNQSLGLDPSHSIEYLHRAVLDSSPQLDLEGTRMLSGVSGIPLLARAN; via the coding sequence ATGGACATCAGCGTGCTCGGTCCATTCCGAGCCACTCAGTCCGGTGTTCCCCTCCACCTGACCGCCGTCAAGCCGCGCAAGGTCTTCGCGCTGCTGGCCCTCCAGGCCGACCAGGTCGTCTCGGTGGCCTCGCTGGTGGAGGAGGTATGGGGAGAGAGCCCGCCGCGCAGTGTGCAGACCACCCTGCAGACGTACATCCTCCAGATCCGCCACCTCATCGGCGCCGCGCTCCGCGAGGAGCCGGCCGGTGCCGGACTGCCCCGCGGGGCCAAGAGCGTCCTGGTCACCGAGCCGGGCGGCTACCGGCTGGACACCCAGGGCGGGCTCATCGACGCGCAGGAGTTCGACGCGCTGTCCTCCGCGGGCCACCGTGCCCTCGACCACGGGGAGTGGCAGCAGGCGTCCGCGTACTTCGGACGCGCCCTCTCCCTGTGGCACGGGCGGGCGCTGGCCGACGTCCAGTGCGGCGTGCTCCTCGAAGCCGAGGCCACCCGCCTCGACGAATCGCGCATGAGCGTGCTTCACCGCCGAATCGAGGCGGATTTGAGGCTCGGCCGCCACCATGAGCTCATCGGCGAACTGTCCGGGCTCGCCGCCCGGCACCCCTTGCACGAGGCGCTGCACGAGCAGCTGATGCTCGCGCTGTACCGGGCCGGTCGGCGCAGTGACGCACTGATCGTCTACCGGCAGCTGCGCGCCTCCCTCAACCAGAGTCTGGGGCTCGACCCCTCACACAGCATCGAGTACCTGCACCGAGCGGTCCTCGACTCCTCGCCGCAGCTCGACCTGGAGGGAACCCGGATGCTGTCCGGTGTCTCGGGAATCCCGCTGCTGGCGAGGGCCAACTGA